A DNA window from Streptomyces sp. CA-278952 contains the following coding sequences:
- a CDS encoding PucR family transcriptional regulator, with amino-acid sequence MRLRALLENDALGLRLLGGEDELDRSVRGVMTTDLRDPSRYLSGGELVLTGLAWRRDAADSEPFVRILAGAGVAGLAAGEAELGDIPGDLVEACRQHRLPLFAVNETVAFATITEYVVRQVSGERAGDLAAVVDRHRRLMTSGPAGGGPEVVLDLLTSDLDLRAWVLSPTGRQIAGAGAPLPGPLGAALAGHHLAATRTGRRGPHRAAVAGTTYSLFPIRNTGRGAVPAARDVRESVLSDWLLAVEADASDWPAARLDLLQGVTQLIAVERDRRDAARTVRRRLAQEVLELVQAGAAPAEIAARLRVAAPVLLPGLGVSPQWQVVVARVDWSAAGQAGDIASGPVAQALLEEILVDPAVSGPDSADRIAVAHTGEEAIALVPLPTLTTVAAKPGEDASGDAARAGGEDADALDADPGLHADALLSSVREPLSAGLADDGRLTLGVSAAVHSAEGLRGALEEARHARRVAAARPGRVCAAGHHELASHVLLLPFVPDDVRRAFTARLLDPLRDYDRRHRAELIETLEAFLDCDGSWTRCAARLHLHVNTLRYRVGRIEQLTGRDLARLEDKLDFFLALRMS; translated from the coding sequence ATGCGGCTGCGCGCACTGCTGGAGAACGACGCGCTGGGCCTGCGGCTGCTCGGCGGCGAGGACGAGCTGGACCGCTCGGTCCGGGGCGTCATGACGACCGACCTGCGCGATCCCAGCCGCTACCTCTCCGGCGGGGAGCTGGTGCTCACGGGTCTCGCCTGGCGCCGGGACGCGGCGGACTCCGAGCCGTTCGTCCGGATCCTGGCGGGCGCCGGGGTGGCCGGTCTCGCGGCCGGCGAGGCGGAGCTCGGCGACATCCCCGGCGATCTGGTCGAGGCGTGCCGGCAGCACCGCCTCCCCCTCTTCGCCGTGAATGAGACCGTTGCTTTCGCGACGATCACCGAGTACGTCGTCCGTCAGGTCTCCGGCGAGCGGGCGGGCGATCTGGCAGCCGTGGTGGACCGGCACCGGCGGCTGATGACCTCGGGCCCGGCGGGCGGCGGCCCCGAGGTGGTCCTGGACCTCCTCACCTCCGACCTGGACCTGCGGGCCTGGGTCCTCTCCCCCACCGGCCGCCAGATCGCCGGGGCGGGCGCCCCGCTGCCCGGACCGCTGGGCGCGGCGCTGGCCGGGCACCACCTGGCCGCGACCCGTACCGGCCGCCGGGGCCCGCACCGGGCGGCGGTCGCCGGCACGACGTATTCACTCTTCCCGATCCGGAACACCGGCCGCGGCGCGGTGCCGGCCGCCCGCGACGTACGGGAGTCGGTGCTCTCCGACTGGCTGCTGGCGGTCGAGGCCGACGCGTCGGACTGGCCCGCCGCCCGGCTCGACCTGCTCCAGGGCGTCACCCAGCTGATCGCGGTCGAGCGCGACCGCCGCGACGCGGCCCGTACGGTACGCCGCAGGCTCGCCCAGGAGGTCCTGGAGCTGGTCCAGGCGGGCGCCGCCCCCGCCGAGATCGCGGCCAGGCTGCGGGTCGCCGCGCCGGTCCTGCTGCCCGGCCTCGGCGTGTCCCCGCAGTGGCAGGTCGTGGTGGCCCGGGTCGACTGGAGCGCCGCGGGCCAGGCGGGCGACATCGCGAGCGGTCCGGTGGCCCAGGCGCTGCTGGAGGAGATCCTCGTCGACCCGGCGGTCAGCGGCCCCGATTCGGCCGACCGGATCGCCGTCGCCCACACGGGCGAGGAGGCCATCGCCCTGGTGCCGCTGCCCACGCTCACCACCGTGGCCGCGAAGCCCGGGGAGGACGCCTCGGGCGATGCCGCCCGGGCGGGCGGTGAGGACGCCGACGCCCTCGACGCGGATCCCGGGCTGCACGCCGACGCGCTGCTCTCCTCCGTGCGCGAACCGCTCTCCGCGGGGCTCGCCGACGACGGCCGGCTGACACTGGGTGTCAGCGCGGCCGTGCATTCCGCCGAAGGGCTGCGCGGCGCGCTGGAGGAGGCCCGGCACGCCCGCCGGGTGGCCGCGGCGCGTCCGGGGCGGGTCTGCGCGGCCGGTCACCACGAGCTGGCCTCGCACGTGCTGCTGCTGCCGTTCGTCCCCGATGACGTCCGGCGCGCCTTCACCGCCCGGCTGCTGGACCCGCTGCGCGACTACGACCGGCGCCACCGGGCGGAGCTGATCGAGACGCTGGAGGCCTTCCTGGACTGCGACGGGTCCTGGACCCGCTGCGCGGCCCGCCTGCACCTGCACGTCAACACCTTGCGCTATCGCGTCGGGCGGATCGAGCAGTTGACGGGGCGTGACCTTGCGCGCCTGGAGGACAAGCTCGACTTCTTCCTCGCCCTGCGCATGAGCTGA
- a CDS encoding GntR family transcriptional regulator: protein MEQGSARESARPAYALGAFPRTAAEGLMPECRVPEQARGEQAGVEQTEVRRTGGRPADGEQAARGEHTHSEPSAPRAVVQRHSVRGQILDALRAALVDGELVPGQVYSAPALGARFGVSATPVREAMQRLAVEGAVEVVPNRGFRVSERGPRELAELAEVRALIEVPVMLSLARTVPAHRWSGLRPLAEATVTAAAVGDRAAYAESDRAFHRAVLMLSGNEQLVTVADELHRRSQWPLVSGPATRRADLLADASEHTALLDALVSQDLAVVQALVREHFAGADG from the coding sequence GTGGAGCAGGGCAGCGCGCGCGAGAGCGCACGTCCGGCGTACGCCCTGGGAGCGTTCCCGCGCACGGCGGCGGAAGGCCTGATGCCGGAGTGCCGGGTGCCGGAACAGGCCCGGGGCGAGCAGGCCGGGGTCGAGCAGACGGAAGTCCGGCGGACCGGCGGGCGCCCGGCCGACGGGGAACAGGCGGCCCGGGGCGAACACACCCACAGCGAGCCTTCCGCGCCGCGTGCCGTCGTCCAGCGCCACTCCGTCCGCGGCCAGATCCTGGACGCCCTGCGCGCCGCCCTCGTCGACGGTGAGCTGGTGCCCGGCCAGGTGTACTCCGCGCCCGCGCTCGGCGCCCGCTTCGGAGTCTCGGCCACGCCCGTGCGCGAGGCCATGCAGCGGCTGGCCGTCGAGGGGGCCGTCGAGGTCGTGCCGAACCGGGGATTCCGGGTCAGCGAACGCGGCCCCCGCGAGCTCGCCGAACTGGCCGAGGTACGGGCGCTGATCGAGGTCCCGGTGATGCTGAGCCTGGCCCGTACGGTCCCGGCGCACCGCTGGAGCGGCCTGCGCCCGCTGGCGGAGGCCACGGTCACGGCGGCGGCCGTCGGCGACCGGGCCGCCTACGCCGAGTCGGACCGGGCCTTCCACCGCGCGGTCCTCATGCTGTCGGGCAACGAGCAGCTCGTGACCGTCGCCGACGAACTGCACCGGCGCTCCCAGTGGCCGCTGGTCTCGGGCCCCGCCACCCGCCGGGCCGACCTGCTGGCCGACGCCTCCGAGCACACCGCCCTGCTCGACGCCCTCGTCTCCCAGGACCTCGCCGTCGTCCAGGCCCTGGTCCGCGAGCACTTCGCCGGCGCCGACGGCTGA